The Chryseobacterium sp. JV274 sequence GCAATGACAGCATCATTAAGTGCACCTTCAGGATTAAGTTTGGGTTGAGGTGAAAGAATTTCCCAGAATAAAGAGTGATTGTAATGTCCTCCGCCGTTATTTCTTACAGCAGGGCTGTATTCACTTATCCTTTGCAGTAAAGAATCAAGATCGGGATTGATTTCACTGGTTTGTGCCAGGGCTGCATTCAGATTATCAACATAGGCCTGGTGATGGCGCTGGTGATGAATGGTCATTGTTTCTTTATCTATAAAAGGTTCCAAAGCATCATAAGAATAAGGTAACTGTGGTAATGTAAATGGGTTCATCGTATTTATTTTTTTGATTATTGTCTGACAAAGGTAAAAATATATTTGAATTAAACAACTTTTTGGTTGTTTAATTGAGTGTGCTCTTTCAAAATATAACTGGTTGTAAATGTTTGGATTGTCTGCTATTTTTGGAGGTTATAGAAAATGACTATATTTGTTGTTGAAAAATAAAACAACCTAAATATTGCCAAATGAAGAAGCCGGCTGCTGATCGTATTCTGATGTTTTTAAAGATGAGAGGCGAAGTTACATCACTTCTTATTGCTGAAGAATTGTCGATTACCAAAGAAGGGGCAAGAAAACATTTACTGAATCTTGCTCAGGAGGGATTGATCCGTTCTTCGGTGAAGAGCGAAGGTGTGGGACGTCCATCTGCCTACTATACCCTTACAGAGAAAGGATTGGCTCAGTTTCCTGATACCCATGCAGATGTAACCGTTCAGATTCTGAAATCAGTGAAAAATCTTTTAGGTGAAAATGCTCTGGATTTATTAATCAGTGATCGTGAGAAGAATACTCATGAACGATATGAAAAAGTACTTTCTAAATCAAAATCTCTGGAACAACGCCTTGAATCCCTGGCAAAAGTACGTAGTGAAGAAGGATATATGGCAGAATGGAAAAAAGAAGGGAAAGATTACTTACTGATCGAAAACCATTGCCCGATATGTGCTGCAGCAACAGAATGTCAAGGGTTCTGCCGTGCTGAGTTATCCAATTTCCAGTCGTTGATCGGGAAAGAATATACGGTTGAAAGAGTAGATCATATTGTTTCCGGCGGGCAGCGCTGTGTTTATAAAATCAGCCAGTAATTTAATTTATCATTCAAAAAATGGCTTTAAAAGCAGTAATATTTGATATGGATGGAGTCCTGATAGATTCAGAAAAATTCTGGACTCATGCAGAGCTTGATGTATTTTCGTCTTATGGAGTACAGGTTACAGAGGATCTTGCAGTACAAACCAAATACATGACCACTCAGGAAGTGACAGAATTCTGGTATGAAAGATTTCCATGGGAAAATTTTGATGCGTCTGATCTGGAAAATAAAGTAGTCACAAGAGTGATTGAAATGATACAGACCAAAGACTGTACAATGTCCGGTGTACAGGAGTTTATCAGACATCTTAAGAATAAAGAATATAAAATAGGGCTGGCAAC is a genomic window containing:
- a CDS encoding helix-turn-helix transcriptional regulator, producing the protein MKKPAADRILMFLKMRGEVTSLLIAEELSITKEGARKHLLNLAQEGLIRSSVKSEGVGRPSAYYTLTEKGLAQFPDTHADVTVQILKSVKNLLGENALDLLISDREKNTHERYEKVLSKSKSLEQRLESLAKVRSEEGYMAEWKKEGKDYLLIENHCPICAAATECQGFCRAELSNFQSLIGKEYTVERVDHIVSGGQRCVYKISQ
- the hxpB gene encoding hexitol phosphatase HxpB, with product MALKAVIFDMDGVLIDSEKFWTHAELDVFSSYGVQVTEDLAVQTKYMTTQEVTEFWYERFPWENFDASDLENKVVTRVIEMIQTKDCTMSGVQEFIRHLKNKEYKIGLATNAPLRVAHIVLEKLQVRDLFDTVHSSEFETQGKPHPAVYLTSARNLGVSPEYCIAIEDSHSGLKAAKDAGMQTIVFTNNDESIDSDLADFKILNFSNALLPVFSE